The Anaerolineales bacterium genome window below encodes:
- a CDS encoding endo-1,4-beta-xylanase, translating into MTDIILTLLESDGAPLANQQVTVEQTNHSFLFGTAAFDIIPLTNGEYIGQEKERAERRAEKITTLFNAATLPFYWARFEPQRGNPITEKVKNAARWCLDRNLLLKGHPLCWHTVTADWLLEMSNAEILEAQTARIKRDVSDFRGLIDMWDVVNEAVIMPIFEKYDNGITRLCKELGRIETIRIMFKTARKANPTATLLINDFDVSPAYDILVEGCLEAGIQFDVIGIQSHMHQGWWGVEKTLKVLENFERFNLPIHFTETTLVSGHLMPPEIVDLNDYQVTDWPTTPEGEERQAEQAIRHYETLFSHPLVEGITWWDSSDGGWLNAPAGLLRKDGSAKPAYEELMKLIKGEWWVSPTKVMTNDKGEIHFSGFYGQYKLSFGRKRKDFAIPKGKETRISVEV; encoded by the coding sequence ATGACCGATATTATCCTTACCCTACTTGAATCAGATGGTGCACCACTCGCAAACCAACAGGTGACCGTAGAACAAACCAACCATAGTTTTCTCTTCGGCACAGCCGCCTTCGACATAATTCCGCTGACAAACGGTGAATATATTGGTCAAGAAAAGGAACGTGCCGAACGACGCGCAGAGAAAATCACGACTCTATTCAACGCCGCAACACTCCCCTTCTATTGGGCACGCTTCGAGCCACAGAGGGGCAACCCCATCACAGAGAAGGTCAAGAATGCCGCTCGCTGGTGTCTCGATCGCAATTTGCTCCTAAAGGGACATCCTCTCTGCTGGCACACCGTCACAGCCGACTGGCTCCTCGAGATGAGCAACGCCGAAATCCTGGAAGCACAGACAGCCCGAATTAAAAGAGATGTATCAGATTTTCGTGGCTTGATCGATATGTGGGATGTCGTCAACGAAGCCGTTATCATGCCCATCTTCGAGAAATATGATAACGGCATCACCCGTCTCTGCAAGGAGCTGGGCCGCATCGAAACGATCAGGATAATGTTCAAAACGGCGCGGAAAGCCAACCCGACCGCAACCCTGCTCATCAACGACTTCGACGTCTCACCCGCCTACGACATTCTAGTGGAAGGATGTCTTGAAGCGGGAATACAATTTGATGTAATCGGTATCCAATCCCACATGCATCAGGGCTGGTGGGGCGTGGAGAAAACCTTGAAGGTGTTGGAAAACTTCGAGCGATTCAATCTCCCCATTCACTTCACGGAGACTACGCTGGTCTCAGGTCATCTCATGCCTCCGGAGATCGTAGACCTCAATGATTACCAAGTCACTGATTGGCCCACAACACCCGAAGGTGAGGAACGCCAGGCAGAACAAGCCATTCGACATTACGAAACGCTCTTCTCACATCCGTTAGTGGAAGGCATCACCTGGTGGGATTCGTCCGATGGTGGTTGGCTCAATGCGCCAGCAGGTTTGCTGCGAAAGGATGGTTCTGCCAAACCCGCCTACGAAGAATTGATGAAACTGATCAAGGGAGAATGGTGGGTATCACCTACGAAAGTTATGACGAACGACAAGGGTGAAATTCACTTTTCCGGATTTTA